From Garra rufa chromosome 19, GarRuf1.0, whole genome shotgun sequence, the proteins below share one genomic window:
- the nr5a1b gene encoding steroidogenic factor 1b, with amino-acid sequence MDYSYDTDLEELCPVCGDKVSGYHYGLLTCESCKGFFKRTVQNNKRYTCAESQDCKIDKTQRKRCPFCRFQKCLNVGMRLEAVRADRMRGGRNKFGPMYKRDRALKQQKKALIRASGLKMETTPPLLSSPQPDYSFSTVLSTPAPKNPHPNIGTSVAPTDYERNLYASSSLSLSVPIPANTPLPAQYTTYPTLPSRAIKSEYPDHYTSSEHYTSASSPESVPGYTYVDQTRVSTSPPLALPGLTIPPLVLEFVRCEQDELQVQSKISAHLAHLQQEQNSRSTPANQEQNIRLAAKQERLSTFGLMCHMADQTLFSIVEWARSCIFFKELKPNS; translated from the exons ATGGACTACAGTTATGATACGGACCTGGAAGAGCTGTGTCCGGTGTGTGGGGATAAAGTTTCTGGCTATCATTATGGTTTATTAACCTGCGAGAGCTGCAAG GGTTTCTTTAAGAGGACCGTACAGAATAACAAACGGTACACTTGTGCTGAGAGTCAGGATTGTAAGATTGACAAAACACAGAGGAAACGGTGTCCGTTCTGCCGCTTCCAGAAATGTCTGAACGTCGGGATGCGGCTGGAAG CTGTCCGTGCGGATAGGATGCGAGGAGGGCGCAATAAATTTGGCCCCATGTACAAACGAGACCGGGCATTAAAGCAGCAGAAGAAAGCTCTCATCCGGGCGAGTGGTTTAAAGATGGAAACCACGCCCCCTTTGCTGTCATCACCTCAACCTGACTACAGCTTCAGCACCGTTCTATCCACCCCAGCTCCAAAAAACCCACATCCAAACATCGGCACCTCAGTGGCCCCTACTGATTACGAACGCAACCTTTACGCATCCAGTTCCCTGAGCTTATCCGTCCCCATCCCAGCCAACACCCCTCTGCCAGCACAATACACAACATATCCTACCCTGCCCAGCCGCGCCATCAAATCCGAATACCCGGACCACTACACAAGCTCAGAGCACTACACCAGCGCCAGCTCCCCAGAATCTGTTCCAGGCTACACGTACGTTGATCAGACGCGAGTGTCGACCAGCCCACCACTCGCCCTGCCGGGCTTAACGATACCGCCGCTGGTTCTGGAGTTTGTTCGCTGTGAGCAAGATGAGCTGCAGGTGCAAAGCAAGATAAGCGCTCACCTGGCCCACCTGCAGCAGGAACAGAACTCTCGGAGCACACCGGCCAATCAGGAACAGAACATACGTCTCGCTGCCAAACAGGAACGGCTCAGCACCTTCGGCCTGATGTGCCACATGGCCGATCAGACGCTCTTCTCTATAGTGGAGTGGGCGCGGAGCTGCATCTTCTTCAAGGAGCTCAAG ccaaacagttga